In the genome of Macrobrachium nipponense isolate FS-2020 chromosome 34, ASM1510439v2, whole genome shotgun sequence, one region contains:
- the LOC135207618 gene encoding ras-like protein family member 10B, producing MAYVFVFDLTCYDSFVHIKALRDQMYESRDMRNVGVVVVGNKRDLLEGGDAREKREMRDVASLIRKQWKVAYVEVSAKCNWHVVAAFRELLLAVEESHEHSSALPHNLHELHEVIEHSKCTIL from the exons ATGGCCTATGTCTTCGTCTTCGACCTGACCTGCTACGACTCCTTCGTGCACATCAAGGCCCTCAGAGATCAG ATGTACGAATCCCGCGACATGCGTAACGTGGGCGTTGTGGTCGTGGGCAACAAGCGCGACCTGCTGGAGGGCGGCGACGCCCGGGAGAAGCGCGAGATGCGCGACGTGGCCAGCCTCATCCGGAAGCAGTGGAAAGTGGCCTACGTCGAAGTGTCGGCGAAGTGCAACTGGCACGTGGTGGCGGCCTTCCGCGAGCTCCTGCTGGCCGTGGAGGAGTCCCACGAGCACTCGAGCGCCCTCCCGCACAACCTGCATGAGCTGCACGAGGTCATAGAACACTCCAAGTGCACGATCTTGTGA